The DNA window GTAATACTGCAAGGCATTGAATTTCGTTATGCCGATCACACCAGTCATGAGTGGACCGAGCTTCGCGACCATCACCTCAACACCATTTATATCCGTGCACACAAAGAAGGAATAAACTGCACCCTGAATGATGTAAAGGCAATGGTCGATTCTGAGTTTACCCCCTCCTACCACCCTTTCAAGGATTTTATCTTTGTACCTTTCACCGAATGGGACGGGCACGACTATATTGCCGATGTGGCAGCCACCGTACCCACCAAAGATCCTGAATATTTTGAATGGTGCTTCCGCAAATGGTTCGTGGCGTTAGTTGCTTCATTGATAAACGACCGAGTAATTAATCATCAAATTCTGGTATTGATTGGCGGTAAGCACGGTATGGGAAAATCCACCTGGCCGGAACGTCTGTTGCCTCCCGAATGGCGAAAAAGTCATTTCGATGCCAACGTATTTTCCAACAACGCCAATGCCACCCGCATGAAACTAAGCACTAGTGCCATTCTGAATATTGACGAACTGGATACCATTCAGCGCTACGATCAGGAAACTGTAAAAGAACTGTTCACCACGTTCAATATTAACATACGCACCTCGCCCGACCGTCCCCCACGGAACTTTGTGCGTCATGCTTCTTTCTTTGGTACAACCAATCACCTGGATATTCTGAGAGATTATACCGGTAGCCGCCGTAACCTATGTCACGAAGTAACCGGTCCTATCAATTTCGATTTTACCATAGATTACAAGCAACTCTATGCCCAAGCATGGAACATGATTCTCAATGGGTTCCGTTACTATTTCAATTCAGAGGAAAATAGTATTGTAGAGCAACACAACCAGCACTACATGGAAACCGATGCAGATATGGAACTTTTCTATGAATACTACCGTAAACCGGAAGGTGAAGAGGAAGGTATTTATCTTTCTGCTGCAAAATTGGCGGAACATATTAAGAGTAAAACGGGGATTGCTATTAGTAAGAAGATGATATGGAAACTAGGCCGAAACCTTAAGTCACTGAATTACAGCTTCAGAAAGTCCAGAGGAATAAGCCAATACGAAGTAGTACTCAGATAAAGTGGTGTACATGGTGTACATAAATTGTTCTTTTTTCGTTCTGCAAAATCTTTTTTTGAAAATTCTGCAAATTGCGGAATTTTCAAAATTTAATTTCCAGAAAGCAAAAATAGTCTTTTTAAGTACACCATGTACACCACTATTCAATCAAAGAAGAAAGTCAAAAACTACATAAGAAACTATAAATCAAACATATAGGCATATTAGAGAGTGTGACTAAACAAGTTAGCAAAAACAAAACGAGATATCATATCGATCGTGTACATGATCGACACACGAACATCTACATGTTCGTTTTCAATCTTGTACATGTTCGCCGAAACCATAAACCAATAAAACATTAATTACCATGGGCATACCATATAAATTCAAGGAGATAAACGATAATTTAAGTAATGGCACACAGAAAAAAAGCGGTGTTCACCCAATAATAAAAAGCAGAGAAAAGTTAAACACTAAAGCATTAGCCGAATACATTGCGGGAAACGACCCAGTAAAACGAACAGAAATGGAACTAGCAATAACCAAAACATTTAGCGCAATAGAGAAAGCATTAAAGAATGGTTACACCGTTGCCTTAAACGATTTTGGTGCTTTCCAAC is part of the uncultured Bacteroides sp. genome and encodes:
- a CDS encoding VapE domain-containing protein, whose translation is MNASLYIGGNKGRPTFVENLAIETVINSFKTLKYATLVDSIRSQSSDFAKAWQQLPSFTFAASFHGGRTKTNMEQYNGVIQLNSGKLEPEQAIRLRDKAAQEPNTLAAFVTTEGTGIVILSPVSSPDGSIPYSNEEISKFHAHAFSVVSLYYESCLYIDFKKNEHSLLQLTSATYDPELFFNPEAETFLIATKKDFEKKTTKLLRNMEGEPISYDHLPIGEQRDTEIRRAFDRAYSNALNVESFRKENRSQFVYALAYFCCVAGIPEAETAKLALQRCTTEHFTADDLRLTIRIKYKEYEDAAGTDSGLTKVEKETQKLEEFIKRNFMLRRNVILQGIEFRYADHTSHEWTELRDHHLNTIYIRAHKEGINCTLNDVKAMVDSEFTPSYHPFKDFIFVPFTEWDGHDYIADVAATVPTKDPEYFEWCFRKWFVALVASLINDRVINHQILVLIGGKHGMGKSTWPERLLPPEWRKSHFDANVFSNNANATRMKLSTSAILNIDELDTIQRYDQETVKELFTTFNINIRTSPDRPPRNFVRHASFFGTTNHLDILRDYTGSRRNLCHEVTGPINFDFTIDYKQLYAQAWNMILNGFRYYFNSEENSIVEQHNQHYMETDADMELFYEYYRKPEGEEEGIYLSAAKLAEHIKSKTGIAISKKMIWKLGRNLKSLNYSFRKSRGISQYEVVLR
- a CDS encoding HU family DNA-binding protein, whose protein sequence is MGIPYKFKEINDNLSNGTQKKSGVHPIIKSREKLNTKALAEYIAGNDPVKRTEMELAITKTFSAIEKALKNGYTVALNDFGAFQLSAQFREDFDPEEPHRAESIEVKSVNFRASTKMKKRIGASGFEKSER